aatccggaatccggaatccggaatccaggtaaTTTTGgtctgtggaatccggaatccacggctttggaatccggaatccagctaatggaatccggaatccaagcattgtaatccagaatccaggttgCTGGAATCCACTCTGTTGTGATGGTTCCAGggcctcttcttttcctttagcgACTGTTGCGTGAAAATCTCATGTCGCAAGGACGCACAACAGGCATGTTCACGCGTGTTTCACTCGCAGGGACATCCCTTGTCATTGTGACATATCGGGTATCAATTTGAAACAATGGTCACATTATAATGACGTGACAGAATCCCAGCCCAGGGAGTGATTCATATTACTGTATATTATCGCTCTTTATAAGACACCCTTTCGACCTTTTTCCCCGTTGCGCTTTTGGAGTCGGAGGTTTAGATTATTTTCCTGTTTGGGCGCAATTGGAACtaatttttggatttcaggtaacgtcaaaagaataataatataaagtaTCCTTATTCTTGGCCGTAGTATCAGTAGTCGCGGTGGTTGCAGTTACTGGCTTCTTTCAGGCACATGTCATCAGTGTCACTCAAAGAATGACATGCTGCACGTGGTGTCGACGTGGTGTCTTTCATTCAGTCCAGATTCAATCAGTCGAAATCAGACATCTCGAGAgatcactttgaatttttttctcaatcgaTCGTTATCAATCTTTGTCAGCATGGGgaagcacaagaaaaagcatGAGTTGGAAAGGTACGTACGTCTATAAATTCGGTGTTTGTGACTTTGTGATGGAAATGTTTTGGCGGCGTGGTTTTGAATAGATCAGAATGTGTGAAACAGTAATCTAAAACTTCGAGCAGCTATATCTGTCTGTTTCTATCATGTTCAGAATTATGAGCTAACTATCTTGCAAATTTATGTACAGGAGtccaagaaagaaagagagaaaagcggAGAAAGAAAAGATTAGTTCAAGGTCTGTGGAGTTGTCGTTGTTTGTTCTATTCGTGTTTTCTGCTTAAAAAAGCGGTGGTTGTGCGAACACTTACTGAAGCGTTTCTGTGATCAAAATTATATTCGAAGGTGACAGCGTTTCCATACCATTTACAGACATGCTAATTAAATAGAGCATTTGATCAATGAAACGAACATACCAAAGTGAATCCAAAGTAAATTATCGAATTTACTTCACCGTAGAGCTCCAGAAATTGCTTGAAAAGGTCTTCTTCGCCCTTGTAGTTTGTGCACGAGAGAAGATAAAGTATGCACAAGACTGTTCCTATTGGTTTGGGCCACTGACTGCGATCCCAAGCAAAAGAGCTTTATGAATTCCATGCTAGCAGACAGGGCGAAGTACCCCTACCAAGTCCCTATTCCTGACTGCCCACACAACATCAAGTCAGTGCGTTCTGCAGAGTTTTGGCATTGGATTGACATTGATGGATACCTAGTGAATGTAAGGCTGCTTTTGGTGCTACGTAGAGAATACGAAGACATCAAGAAATCAGTTTCATTGAAAGCAGTTCGAAACAAAGATCGGATGGATGTAGAAACAGCAGTGGAGATTCACCGGAAAGCGATTCAAGATTCCATTCCAGATGAAAGAGTGAGCACAACATTAGTTCCAGAACTGGAATTCAAGCACTGGAAAAAGAACGGGGCCTCTCTTTTAAGCTACCCAGTAGCATTGGCATTCTCCCCAAAGCATAGCAGGCTGTTTATTACCGATAGACGTCTCCATGCAGTCTTCATGGTTGACATGCACTGTCCAGCAAATGTCACATTAATCGCTGTTGGTGGTGGTGAGCCCGGGCACACTAATGGATACGGCAACAAGGCCAGATTTAGAAACCCAGCTAGTATTGCGGTGAAAGAGAGCGGGAAGCTGTACGTTTGTGACCAAGGAAACGGAAGAGTTAGAGTAGTCAATTTGCGAACGCTTTTCTGTCACGCTTCCCAGATTGTACAAGGGAGCGCCGAAGAAAGCCAAAGTGAGGAAGAAGATTGCGCCGGTAGACGTATCCGTAAAGTCCATGTACACGATCTTTCCCTTATTTCTGAAGGTAATGTACCGGATCTGGTGTCACCATTTGCCATATGTGCGTCTGCAAAGGGTagttttgaactgtttgtgtcaGACGTTGgtcttggcaagattttttcaatttctggtgTTGTAGACGATGAGGAAACTAACTGCGCCGGCCAGttaaatgaattgttttgttttgatcgaTCTAGTTTATTAACTTCATTAGCCTTAACACGTGACGAGCAATACTTGTTAGTTGGAGACGGGAATGGTTCATGTATTCATCTTTGTCAAGTGAGAGGACGATTGAAACTGAGAACAATTTCGAATATTCCAGGCCTCATGGGTATTGCAGTGACAGATGGTGGAACCGTGTTCTTGTCCTCCAGCAAAGAACACGCACTGTTCAGTTTGAAGGAAGAAGAGATGCTTGGGGGTAAAGAAACCCTAACAAAAGTGTGTGGAGAAACTGCAGGCCATCGTGATGGTGTCCAAAGTCGATGGAACAAGCCTACTGCTTTATGCGTATATCGAAACACTGTTTTCGTATGCGATACCGGTAATGTAGCAATAAGAATGTTGACGTCAGCAAAGGGACTGATCCCCCTGCAAAGTAAGATGGCCCAATATGCAAACGTGTTCCGACTCGACAAGAAAGCCAAAGAAGAAGACCTACCACGTACATTTGAAGATCATGTGAAATCTGTCGAGGAATTGGTTGCATTTCTCTCTAACCACGAACAGGAAGCCCTGGAGAGGACGGGCAAGCGAAATACCAACGGTCCCGACATGACCATACCTCGATGCACCCGACAGTCCTTCCTCATACTGCTAGAATCGCTGACCAGCCTTACCAACATGCTAACGGAGATTGGGCATAGTCACCTTCTGGACAGGATCTGTTTCGAAAGTATGGGCGTGGAATGCTATTTCAAAGGAATGCGAGCAGACCACGACATGCCTACAGTGGCTAACTACGCTTACAGAAGAGCGCGCTGCGTGGAAGACGATATGCTGCTCATTTACCAGAAGGATTTCTCATATTTCACTGGGCCCAATTCATATTATCcggagaaaattatcaaaggtGAACCCTCAAACATCAAGACGCGACCAAACAAGCTGTCAGCAATCACTGAAGGAACAGGTAGCAAAGAAGAAGACACAAGGCGAGAAACTGTGATGCGAGAATTTGCTAAGGACTATGGAAGAGGCGTAAGACAGGAAAATGCCCGCTCAAAAACGAAAGAGCTAACTGGCACCCTTCCTTATGCCCTTAGTATGTGTCCCACTACCATCACAGCCTCATTAGAGGAAAGCGAAGACGTAACAACAGCCTGCCAAGTTGGGGATGCTAATGTGGCATTGCGGAGTATGGCTGTACGGGTgcaaaccatttaccagaaagaCGACATATTGGCAGTAAGACACAACCGTAGAAGAGAGATCTCACCCTTCTGGTTAGCAGTTCTTCTGGAGGATGTACAAATAGAAGTGAATGGTGGACATTTTGTGCAGCAAAGAGTATCCCTAAAGTGGCTAAACCAAACAAGTGATTCACTAACATACACCCCCGGTGATGTCTGTAATGGGAATTCCCCCAAGTGCATTCTAACCCGAGTACTCGACTTTTCTTCAGATGGATCAGACATCATTTTAACAACAGAGGAGGATAACAGGCTCTGTCGAATTGCTAATGGGGACTACGGTGGCGATGATGACAATGAGAATGAAACTGCACCACCAATTGCAGAGGATGAGGGAGAAGTATGCCTCCCGATAAGACTGCCGGGAGTTAGTTTATCAGGACGGAGAACGACACGGTTTATTCTGAGATAAACGTTTCCGTTGCCTGTGTAGCTTGTAGTATAGTAATTGGACTATCTTCACGCTATTTGTTGGTAAGCTGTAACTGAAGTTTTACATTTCTGTGTGGCAATTAAACAATTCGGAGACGAATTATGTTTGAGCCTGAAAAGCACTGATTTTGGCAATGTGTAcctcttttgttattgttgacaccgttgttattattaaaataagaatAGCCCTTCCTCGTTAGTATTTCTTCAACGATGTGGACTCAGTGGACTTCAGAAACCGCTCCTATATTCATAATCCTCTCGGGTAAGGCCAAGAATTATATTTTATACAAGACAATGTACACTTCgggtaaaaaaagaacaagcttttttggtgaaaacaaagtacaaaggaaacgttgaaaaccagaaaatagaattttgaaatctggaatccagccACTTATGGAATGGGGAATCCACggatgtggaatccggaatccacaggcatggaatccggaatctacagtgtggaatccggaatccaagactcttttggattaccttacatggggtgagaatatatagcatgaggatcAACGCAGCTGAACGTTTAGTGTTTTCATTTATGTAaggcaatacccaatttcgcgcaaaaacccagtctacatttaagacgaaaaaggtagattcatcactcttagTAAGGTTACACTGAcgcattaaagttacactgaagcatttaaaatagctcatgcacgtttaacgtgcctatggtTCTTGAATGTCAGTTTGTATGATTTACCTGCTTTGGATTTGTTCTACCCTAACTCTTCCCATGATATGACCAActattaaaatcattttttaaaatgcttaCATAGTTTTTGACCATTTATTATCTTTGTATGCCATTACCTTCCTAAATAATAGTAACTAATGAAAATTATTCGTCTTTCTTCAGACAGGAAATGATGGAAGTGGAGGAGGCAATATCCATGGCCAGAATATAATAAGTAACTATAGTTATTTATtatagatataaaaaacactctattatattattcattcattcattcattcattcattcttattACATCTATAATAGATACAAAACAACATTAGTTTTTCTATACAGTTTAAagcggctgtgtcacggcagtccagttcattttgtttaattttgccaattactcgcccccaatcactatggaacttaaagtaagcaaagaaattacatgtaaatgatcTTCCACCGTGTTTGAGTGATAAGTCAACTGTTAATAGTTATGATGATGACACACTGAATCATCCTGTATGGCTTCTTCCACTATTCTGGAGAGTACTTTACAGAGAGAACATCACCAAGTCCTACAAGAATATTATCATCCTCCAAAAGCAAAATGCTTATCAATATCCCAATACCGTCTATGTCCTGGTCCCTTTACATCACAACATCACGGAAAACCATATTGATGACTTAATCAACAGAATAGTTACCTTGCAAAATTGGAATATTTTACACCATAACAGTAAACCTCCCACTGAAATAGTGGAAGCTGTTGTATACATTTTGGATTAATTCAATAATATGATATATAGCAGCTGGGTTTATGACTGCTGACCATTTGAAAACATAAACTGATTAGCAACTGATGCAGGGATGGAAGCGGAGTAATGTTGAAAAGACTGATCCAATTACTAATCACACAGGTGATACTCAGCTTTCTGTAAATTAATGCAGTCTTATGTACAAGAAAGTCAATGGGGAGAACTTGTTTATTAGT
The sequence above is a segment of the Porites lutea chromosome 3, jaPorLute2.1, whole genome shotgun sequence genome. Coding sequences within it:
- the LOC140931930 gene encoding uncharacterized protein codes for the protein MGIAVTDGGTVFLSSSKEHALFSLKEEEMLGGKETLTKVCGETAGHRDGVQSRWNKPTALCVYRNTVFVCDTGNVAIRMLTSAKGLIPLQSKMAQYANVFRLDKKAKEEDLPRTFEDHVKSVEELVAFLSNHEQEALERTGKRNTNGPDMTIPRCTRQSFLILLESLTSLTNMLTEIGHSHLLDRICFESMGVECYFKGMRADHDMPTVANYAYRRARCVEDDMLLIYQKDFSYFTGPNSYYPEKIIKGEPSNIKTRPNKLSAITEGTGSKEEDTRRETVMREFAKDYGRGVRQENARSKTKELTGTLPYALSMCPTTITASLEESEDVTTACQVGDANVALRSMAVRVQTIYQKDDILAVRHNRRREISPFWLAVLLEDVQIEVNGGHFVQQRVSLKWLNQTSDSLTYTPGDVCNGNSPKCILTRVLDFSSDGSDIILTTEEDNRLCRIANGDYGGDDDNENETAPPIAEDEGEVCLPIRLPGVSLSGRRTTRFILR